Proteins encoded in a region of the Puniceicoccaceae bacterium genome:
- a CDS encoding NAD(P)H-dependent glycerol-3-phosphate dehydrogenase: MNFCILPAGAWGTAMAIHLNRLGHQVSLLPRTPEEALDMSTHRENRQFFPGFQLDRSIQIGMEYKPALMEADVLIIACPAKFLRSVCQELKDALHPDNARQIKLVVALCKGLDPSTRELPLNAVHDELPDIPCGLLSGPTFASQVALGQPTALVFASRSKDPFVLNFQEAISGTNVRVYTSDDVDGVGLGGCLKNVYAVGAGICDGLGFKDNTKAALLTRSLAEMVRIGNALGGKMETFFGLSGFGDLILTCNGQESRNRTFGELFAKGESIQSLIETKGMTVEGYWTAKSFYEICRDRQIDAPILEQIYRILYEGQNVHEALISLMNRDLKHERF, translated from the coding sequence ATGAATTTCTGTATTTTACCCGCCGGCGCATGGGGAACTGCCATGGCCATTCACCTCAACCGCCTGGGACATCAGGTCTCCCTGCTGCCGCGCACTCCCGAAGAGGCTCTCGACATGAGTACTCATCGGGAAAACCGCCAGTTTTTCCCGGGATTCCAGCTGGATCGCTCGATTCAAATTGGTATGGAATACAAACCCGCTTTGATGGAGGCCGATGTGCTCATCATCGCCTGCCCGGCAAAGTTCCTTCGCTCGGTATGTCAGGAACTCAAGGATGCCCTTCACCCGGACAACGCACGGCAAATTAAACTGGTCGTTGCACTGTGCAAGGGTCTCGATCCGTCCACACGGGAACTTCCGCTCAACGCAGTGCACGATGAACTGCCCGACATCCCCTGTGGCCTGCTTTCAGGTCCGACCTTCGCTTCGCAGGTTGCATTGGGGCAGCCCACTGCCCTCGTCTTCGCAAGTCGATCCAAGGATCCCTTTGTGCTGAATTTCCAGGAAGCCATCAGCGGCACCAATGTCCGGGTCTATACTTCCGATGATGTGGACGGAGTTGGGCTGGGAGGCTGCCTCAAGAATGTCTATGCCGTCGGAGCCGGGATATGCGATGGCCTCGGATTCAAGGACAATACCAAAGCTGCACTGCTCACACGCTCACTTGCAGAAATGGTGCGCATCGGAAATGCACTCGGAGGCAAGATGGAGACCTTTTTTGGGCTTTCCGGCTTTGGAGATCTTATCTTAACCTGCAATGGTCAGGAGAGCCGCAATCGAACCTTTGGGGAACTCTTTGCAAAAGGTGAAAGCATTCAAAGCCTTATCGAAACCAAGGGCATGACTGTCGAAGGATACTGGACCGCCAAAAGCTTCTATGAAATCTGTCGGGATCGTCAGATTGATGCGCCCATTTTGGAACAAATCTACCGCATCCTCTATGAAGGACAAAACGTGCACGAGGCCCTCATTTCCCTGATGAACAGGGATCTAAAACACGAGCGTTTCTAG
- a CDS encoding aldose epimerase family protein translates to MRPFGEVDGKSVTAYLLTNTNGLKMEVITYGGIVTQLWVPDSEGKLDDIVLGYDNLEAYVASNPYFGALIGRVGNRIAHGKFTLNGTDYQLATNDEPGGIPAHLHGGVKGFDKVVWDAKPSLDGGVASLTLHYLSVDGEEGYPGNLQVEVVYTLTNDNAFVCEYRATTDQSTPVNLTNHSYFNLAGAGKGDILSHKLMLNADHYTPVNAGLIPTGELAPVEGTPFDFRELTTIGERINDSNEQLEFGLGYDHNWVLNSAEQGLTLAAKVVEPESGRVMKIYTEEPGVQFYSGNFLDGSNVGKGGVPYEHRTGFCLETQHFPDSPNQSEFPSIILHPGETYQTQTVHRFSTR, encoded by the coding sequence ATGCGCCCCTTCGGTGAAGTGGATGGCAAATCCGTTACCGCCTATCTGCTCACCAATACCAATGGTTTGAAAATGGAGGTGATCACCTATGGCGGCATTGTTACACAGCTCTGGGTCCCTGACAGTGAGGGAAAGCTCGATGACATTGTGCTGGGTTATGACAATCTGGAGGCCTATGTGGCTTCAAATCCTTACTTTGGTGCGCTCATCGGTCGGGTTGGAAACCGCATTGCACACGGAAAATTCACGCTCAATGGAACGGACTACCAACTCGCGACCAACGATGAACCCGGCGGCATACCCGCGCACCTGCACGGAGGTGTGAAGGGATTTGACAAGGTCGTTTGGGATGCGAAACCCTCGCTCGATGGTGGAGTTGCGAGTTTGACGCTCCATTACCTGAGTGTGGATGGCGAAGAGGGCTACCCGGGAAATCTGCAGGTGGAAGTGGTCTACACCCTCACCAATGACAATGCCTTTGTGTGTGAGTATCGGGCTACGACTGACCAATCCACCCCGGTCAACCTGACGAACCATTCCTATTTCAATTTGGCGGGTGCCGGAAAGGGAGACATTCTCTCGCACAAACTGATGCTGAATGCGGACCACTACACCCCGGTCAACGCAGGACTGATTCCGACAGGTGAGTTGGCACCCGTAGAAGGAACGCCCTTTGATTTTCGCGAACTCACAACTATCGGAGAACGCATTAATGATTCCAATGAGCAATTGGAATTTGGATTGGGATACGACCACAACTGGGTGCTCAATTCAGCAGAGCAAGGTCTGACACTGGCTGCAAAAGTTGTGGAGCCGGAATCGGGTCGGGTGATGAAAATCTATACCGAAGAACCCGGAGTGCAGTTTTACAGTGGCAATTTCCTCGATGGTTCCAATGTTGGAAAGGGCGGAGTTCCCTACGAGCATCGCACTGGATTCTGTCTGGAAACCCAGCATTTTCCCGATTCACCCAATCAGTCTGAATTTCCCTCAATCATTCTGCATCCGGGGGAGACCTACCAAACCCAAACCGTGCATCGTTTTTCCACGCGCTGA
- a CDS encoding lysophospholipid acyltransferase family protein: MMRLQLDLPELPDCYESPSERAAWFHRTFPSISFYARAARVVFTAASLAKRGRYDDVAWCQSSHDILRGLERVGVRVTIENLNAVQAVKGPCLIVGNHMSTLETFVLPYLIAPRRAMTFVVKKGLVEYPVFKHVMLSRDPIVVGRENPREDLKTMIQGSLDRLAAGVSIVVFPQTTRMTKFDAQHFNSIGVKIAKKAGVPVVPLALKTDAWSNGRILKDFGAVHPEREVRFAFGTPMEIEGNGNAQQARIVEHIESHLARWSQDEEQRKAAT; the protein is encoded by the coding sequence ATGATGCGTCTACAGCTCGATCTTCCAGAATTGCCCGATTGTTATGAAAGCCCGTCAGAGCGGGCAGCGTGGTTTCACCGTACCTTTCCCTCGATCTCGTTTTATGCCCGGGCTGCGAGGGTGGTTTTCACGGCAGCCAGTTTGGCGAAGCGGGGGCGGTACGACGACGTGGCATGGTGCCAGAGTTCGCACGACATCCTCAGAGGGTTGGAGAGGGTAGGTGTGCGTGTGACGATTGAGAACCTCAATGCGGTGCAGGCGGTCAAGGGTCCCTGTCTGATTGTTGGAAACCACATGAGTACGCTGGAGACGTTTGTCTTGCCTTACCTGATTGCTCCCCGCCGTGCGATGACCTTCGTGGTCAAGAAAGGGCTGGTGGAATACCCGGTGTTCAAGCATGTGATGTTGTCACGGGATCCAATTGTGGTTGGCAGGGAAAATCCGAGGGAGGATCTCAAAACCATGATACAGGGGAGTCTGGATCGTCTCGCAGCTGGAGTATCCATTGTGGTTTTTCCTCAAACAACGCGCATGACTAAGTTCGATGCACAGCACTTCAATTCCATCGGTGTGAAAATCGCAAAAAAAGCGGGAGTGCCAGTGGTCCCGCTTGCGTTGAAAACTGATGCTTGGTCGAACGGTCGCATTCTCAAGGATTTTGGTGCTGTGCACCCTGAACGGGAGGTCCGCTTTGCTTTTGGAACGCCCATGGAAATTGAAGGCAATGGAAACGCTCAGCAGGCCAGAATTGTGGAACACATTGAAAGCCACCTCGCACGCTGGTCGCAGGATGAAGAGCAGCGGAAGGCCGCCACCTGA
- a CDS encoding AI-2E family transporter — protein sequence MSSFIQSLKPYQQNLLTSAVALVASVIILGFFFGVFLLLKLFVATFASVLWPLAVAGIIAMILRPVVSWLQGPLRMGRIPAIIVIYLLTLMVIGLILGWGLPLLFDQTGKFVQRLPEIGANLQEALTNTFPMIQEYMVGLLGESYFEQSKTLILDQIQTSLTAVPSAAQDVFAKVGQVLAIGTGLAIIPVYLFFFLSSDRDLGQDLESQLSFLRSEWRKDILFLIREFVGSLEAFFRGQILIGLIIGILLAIGFSAVGVNFGIGLGLLIGALNIIPYLGTIIGLGTVLPIAYFQPDGGWLLASLTLLVFILTQMLEGYVLTPKIMGKQTGLHPLTIIIAIFFWGVALDGLLGMVLAIPLTAFVVVAWRLAKRKYLRYFSGEEIESDEGKHEQPPTDVEVGEPNGEIRSEG from the coding sequence ATGAGTTCCTTCATTCAGAGCCTGAAACCCTATCAGCAAAATTTGCTAACCTCGGCGGTTGCCCTCGTGGCAAGTGTGATCATTCTGGGGTTTTTCTTTGGCGTATTTCTGCTGCTGAAACTGTTTGTGGCGACCTTTGCCAGTGTGTTGTGGCCATTGGCGGTTGCGGGCATCATTGCCATGATACTCAGACCAGTGGTCAGTTGGTTACAGGGTCCGTTGCGCATGGGTCGCATTCCTGCGATCATTGTCATTTACCTGCTTACGCTGATGGTAATCGGTTTGATACTGGGTTGGGGACTGCCCCTACTCTTTGATCAGACTGGGAAGTTTGTGCAGCGTTTACCGGAAATTGGGGCCAACCTTCAGGAAGCCCTCACGAATACATTTCCGATGATACAGGAATACATGGTCGGCTTGTTAGGGGAGTCCTATTTTGAGCAGAGCAAGACCTTGATTTTGGATCAGATTCAGACGTCGTTGACGGCAGTTCCCTCTGCTGCGCAGGATGTTTTTGCCAAGGTAGGGCAGGTTCTGGCGATTGGTACTGGCCTGGCGATCATTCCAGTGTATTTGTTCTTTTTTTTGAGTTCGGATCGGGATCTCGGACAAGATCTCGAATCCCAGCTCAGTTTTCTCAGGTCGGAATGGCGGAAGGACATCCTGTTTCTTATCCGTGAATTTGTTGGCAGCCTCGAGGCGTTTTTCCGGGGGCAAATCCTGATTGGTTTGATCATTGGTATCCTGCTGGCCATCGGATTTTCCGCAGTCGGTGTGAATTTTGGCATCGGACTCGGATTGTTGATCGGTGCACTCAACATCATTCCCTATCTGGGGACCATCATTGGTTTGGGGACTGTGCTGCCGATTGCCTATTTTCAACCGGATGGAGGATGGCTGCTCGCTTCGCTGACGCTTTTGGTCTTTATCCTGACCCAGATGCTCGAGGGTTATGTGCTGACCCCAAAAATCATGGGCAAGCAAACGGGACTGCATCCCCTGACCATCATCATCGCGATCTTTTTCTGGGGGGTCGCACTGGATGGCTTGCTGGGCATGGTGCTCGCAATCCCGTTGACCGCATTTGTTGTGGTGGCCTGGCGTTTGGCCAAACGCAAATATCTACGCTATTTTTCCGGTGAAGAGATCGAGAGTGACGAGGGAAAGCATGAACAGCCACCCACGGATGTTGAGGTGGGTGAGCCTAATGGAGAAATAAGATCTGAAGGATAG
- the araD gene encoding L-ribulose-5-phosphate 4-epimerase AraD, translating into MRFEAIREACTHANLRLPQTGLVDLTFGNVSVYDPDSGVFAIKPSGVSYDALRPADMVILDLEGKIVEGKLRPSSDTPTHRRLYQAFGGAGVRSVVHTHSRNAVSFAQAGREIPCFGTTHCDYFLGPVPVTRDMTEVEVKGEYEWDTAKVIIEAFEGRDPMECPAVLVRNHGPFTWGPSGEKAVETAVALEVIAEMAWKTTLIRPDAPQVPSYLLKKHFFRKHGEGAYYGQS; encoded by the coding sequence ATGCGATTTGAAGCAATTCGAGAAGCTTGTACCCATGCGAATCTACGACTCCCGCAAACTGGGTTGGTTGATCTGACATTTGGCAATGTGAGTGTTTATGATCCCGATTCGGGGGTGTTTGCAATCAAACCGAGCGGTGTCTCCTATGACGCACTCCGTCCGGCGGATATGGTGATTCTCGATCTGGAAGGCAAGATTGTGGAAGGAAAACTGCGTCCATCGTCAGATACACCGACTCACCGGCGCCTTTACCAGGCGTTTGGTGGAGCAGGGGTTCGGTCGGTGGTTCACACTCACTCCCGGAATGCGGTATCCTTTGCCCAGGCAGGTCGGGAAATTCCCTGTTTTGGCACAACACACTGCGACTATTTTCTGGGGCCGGTTCCGGTCACGCGTGACATGACCGAAGTCGAAGTCAAGGGCGAGTATGAGTGGGACACCGCAAAAGTCATCATCGAGGCATTTGAAGGGAGAGATCCGATGGAGTGTCCGGCGGTACTCGTGCGCAACCATGGACCATTCACCTGGGGTCCGAGCGGGGAAAAGGCCGTGGAAACTGCGGTTGCGTTGGAAGTGATCGCCGAGATGGCATGGAAAACCACCTTGATCCGCCCAGATGCCCCTCAGGTTCCATCCTATCTCCTGAAAAAACACTTTTTTCGCAAACATGGGGAAGGCGCCTATTATGGACAGAGCTGA
- a CDS encoding ribulokinase, with the protein MKYTLGLDYGTNSVRALIVSCADGSELATSVFPYPSGDQGVMGDAKDANVARQSPQDYLDGLEHTVMDAIRQAQQAHPSFDPMDIIGIGVDTTGSSPIPVNASNTALATLPDFQGNLNAQCWLWKDHTSYREAATITELGRAHRPQFMAKVGNTYSSEWWWSKIWHCLSVDPAVFDAAYSWVELCDWVPSVLAGVTNPLEIRRGVCAAGHKAFYSDEWGGLPDKEFLAMLDPKLADLRDRLYERAYDASEKAGNLCAEWAHRLGLREGIVIAIGEFDVHYGAIGSGVTDGVLVKAIGTSTCDCSVISASEKVPDISGICGIVKGSILPGYYGVEAGQSAVGDLFKWYVERVLQGEGSLHKELRAEVESQKPGESGLLALDWNNGNRTILVDQRLTGLILGQTLHTTRAEIYRALVEATAFGARTILEHIVAHGVKVERIVCCGGIAEKDAMLMQIYADVTGCEMCVSRSAQTCALGAAISAAVLAGKSEGGHEDFETAKALMTGVKGTIYKPDADNHSVYTELFHLYQKLHDAFGGVAQPDLGNLMKDLLDIKERQRKS; encoded by the coding sequence ATGAAATATACCCTGGGACTTGACTATGGAACCAACTCTGTGCGGGCACTGATTGTGAGCTGTGCGGATGGCAGCGAACTGGCAACGTCGGTGTTTCCTTATCCGAGCGGAGATCAAGGGGTGATGGGAGATGCAAAGGACGCAAATGTCGCGCGCCAGAGTCCGCAGGACTATCTTGACGGTCTGGAACACACGGTGATGGATGCCATCCGGCAGGCGCAGCAGGCACATCCTTCCTTTGATCCGATGGACATCATCGGAATTGGGGTGGACACGACCGGATCAAGTCCGATTCCAGTCAACGCCTCAAACACAGCACTTGCTACTCTGCCCGATTTTCAGGGAAATCTGAATGCGCAGTGCTGGCTCTGGAAGGATCACACCAGTTATCGGGAAGCAGCAACCATTACAGAGTTGGGACGAGCACACCGTCCTCAATTCATGGCGAAGGTCGGTAATACCTACTCTTCGGAGTGGTGGTGGAGCAAAATCTGGCATTGCCTGAGCGTTGACCCTGCAGTCTTCGACGCTGCCTACAGCTGGGTGGAACTCTGCGACTGGGTGCCATCGGTATTGGCAGGAGTCACGAATCCGCTGGAGATTCGGCGTGGTGTCTGCGCAGCGGGGCACAAGGCGTTTTATTCGGATGAGTGGGGCGGTCTGCCGGACAAGGAATTTTTGGCCATGCTCGATCCAAAGCTGGCGGATCTACGGGATCGCCTCTATGAGCGTGCCTATGATGCATCCGAAAAGGCGGGCAATCTGTGCGCCGAGTGGGCCCATCGGCTGGGACTTCGGGAGGGAATCGTGATCGCCATAGGAGAGTTTGATGTTCACTATGGTGCCATTGGCAGCGGCGTAACCGATGGTGTCTTGGTGAAGGCGATTGGTACTTCCACCTGCGATTGTTCGGTGATTTCGGCAAGTGAGAAGGTGCCGGATATTTCCGGCATTTGCGGCATTGTGAAAGGTTCCATCCTTCCGGGGTATTATGGTGTTGAGGCCGGGCAGTCGGCGGTCGGCGATCTGTTCAAATGGTACGTCGAACGGGTACTGCAGGGTGAGGGCAGCCTTCACAAGGAACTGCGCGCCGAAGTGGAATCGCAAAAACCGGGAGAGAGCGGCTTACTTGCGCTGGATTGGAACAATGGTAATCGAACCATCCTTGTGGATCAGCGTCTGACCGGTCTGATTCTCGGGCAAACCCTGCACACCACACGTGCGGAAATTTACCGTGCACTGGTGGAAGCAACTGCTTTTGGTGCCCGTACGATACTCGAGCACATTGTTGCTCATGGAGTGAAGGTGGAGCGCATTGTCTGTTGCGGTGGCATTGCCGAGAAAGATGCGATGCTCATGCAGATCTACGCTGATGTTACGGGCTGTGAAATGTGTGTTTCCCGCTCAGCGCAGACCTGCGCGCTGGGTGCGGCGATATCCGCTGCAGTGCTGGCCGGGAAGTCTGAGGGAGGCCATGAGGATTTTGAGACAGCAAAGGCGCTCATGACGGGCGTTAAGGGCACGATCTATAAGCCTGATGCCGACAACCATTCCGTTTATACGGAGCTGTTCCACCTATATCAAAAACTGCACGATGCCTTCGGCGGTGTGGCACAACCCGATCTCGGGAATCTGATGAAGGATTTGCTCGATATCAAGGAGCGTCAACGAAAGTCATGA
- a CDS encoding sigma-70 family RNA polymerase sigma factor — protein sequence MEEALDKSLEATLIESVKQGDQRAFNRLVTHYYNRVFRTAFGVTRNEENAREVTQQTWIKVWNKIKTFKGESAFSTWLYRITTFTALDFLRANKKHQRLDSIEASQENEGIKSIQLTSDHADDQPRTALRKKEIMEGFQRALEDLGEAHRTALVLREIEGLSYEEIADIMQCKIGTVMSRIFNARRAIQTQMEDFR from the coding sequence ATGGAGGAAGCGCTCGACAAATCATTGGAAGCCACCCTGATCGAATCGGTCAAACAGGGAGACCAGCGAGCCTTCAACCGACTGGTAACCCACTATTACAATCGCGTTTTTCGCACCGCCTTTGGTGTCACTCGAAATGAAGAAAACGCGCGTGAAGTGACTCAGCAAACCTGGATCAAGGTTTGGAACAAAATTAAAACGTTCAAAGGAGAATCTGCCTTTTCCACCTGGCTCTACCGGATCACCACTTTCACTGCTCTGGATTTCCTGCGCGCCAACAAAAAACACCAGCGTCTGGATTCCATCGAAGCCAGCCAGGAAAACGAAGGAATAAAAAGCATACAGCTCACGTCTGACCATGCAGATGATCAACCGCGTACAGCCCTCAGAAAAAAGGAAATCATGGAGGGGTTTCAACGAGCACTCGAAGACCTCGGCGAAGCCCACCGCACCGCGCTGGTGCTTCGCGAGATTGAAGGATTGTCTTACGAGGAGATTGCAGATATCATGCAATGCAAGATCGGCACTGTAATGTCCCGCATTTTTAACGCACGAAGAGCGATACAAACTCAAATGGAGGATTTCAGATGA
- the araA gene encoding L-arabinose isomerase: protein MKKIYQDLDVWFVTGSQHLYGEAALKQVAANSQVIADALQADSVIPANVSFKQVATTPDEILSICLQANNDPSCGGVIFWMHTFSPAKMWIRGLNQLKKPFCHLHTQFNRDIPWDEIDMDFMNLNQSAHGGREFGHICSRMRIDRKVIVGHWENADVRADLAEWMRVLAAWNEMQRLKVVRFGDNMRYVAVTCGDKVEAESVFGMSVNTHGIGDLVAVVNAVSESDVTDLVAEYASAYTLAPALGKGGERHVSLKDAARIELGLREFLKQGGYGAYTDTFEDLHGLKQLPGIASQRLMADGYGFGAEGDWKHAALLRVMKVMNLGRDQGTSFMEDYTYHFDPAAPRCLGSHMLEICPSIADAKPSCEIHPLGIGGKEDPVRLVFNGKSGPAINVSLVDMGNRFRLLVAKLDAVRPEKALPKLPVARVLWDVKPNLKTGVAAWILAGGAHHTAFSYSASVENMADFAEMAGVELVVIDENTELRSFKQTLQWNEAFHTLRR from the coding sequence ATGAAGAAAATTTATCAAGACCTTGATGTCTGGTTCGTGACCGGAAGTCAGCACCTCTATGGCGAGGCAGCCCTTAAGCAAGTGGCTGCAAATTCGCAGGTGATCGCAGATGCCCTCCAGGCGGATTCGGTTATCCCGGCGAACGTCAGCTTCAAGCAAGTGGCGACCACGCCCGACGAAATTCTGTCGATCTGTCTTCAGGCTAACAACGATCCCTCCTGCGGAGGAGTCATCTTCTGGATGCACACATTTTCTCCCGCCAAGATGTGGATTCGCGGTTTGAATCAGCTGAAGAAACCATTTTGCCACCTGCACACGCAATTCAACCGCGATATTCCATGGGACGAAATCGACATGGATTTCATGAATCTCAACCAATCGGCGCATGGTGGGCGGGAGTTTGGTCACATCTGCTCTCGCATGCGCATTGATCGCAAGGTGATCGTGGGACACTGGGAAAATGCAGATGTTCGTGCGGATCTTGCGGAGTGGATGCGGGTGCTTGCCGCATGGAACGAAATGCAGCGACTCAAGGTGGTGCGCTTTGGTGACAACATGCGCTACGTCGCGGTAACCTGTGGAGACAAGGTTGAGGCCGAATCCGTTTTTGGAATGTCGGTGAACACCCATGGTATTGGAGACCTCGTTGCGGTAGTCAATGCGGTTTCGGAGTCGGATGTGACGGATCTGGTGGCGGAATATGCGAGTGCTTACACACTGGCTCCAGCTCTGGGTAAAGGCGGAGAACGTCATGTATCCCTCAAGGATGCAGCGCGCATCGAGCTGGGTTTGCGCGAGTTTCTCAAACAGGGTGGATACGGTGCATATACCGATACTTTTGAAGACCTGCACGGACTGAAACAACTGCCGGGAATTGCATCGCAACGCCTCATGGCTGACGGCTATGGTTTTGGAGCCGAGGGCGACTGGAAGCATGCTGCGCTGCTCAGGGTGATGAAAGTCATGAATCTTGGACGGGATCAAGGCACCAGTTTCATGGAGGACTACACCTATCACTTTGATCCGGCAGCACCGCGATGCCTCGGATCGCACATGCTGGAGATTTGTCCGAGTATTGCGGATGCCAAGCCCAGCTGTGAAATCCACCCGCTCGGCATCGGAGGGAAGGAAGATCCGGTTCGCCTTGTGTTTAATGGGAAATCGGGTCCGGCGATCAATGTTTCACTCGTGGACATGGGCAATCGCTTCCGCTTGCTGGTGGCAAAACTGGATGCGGTCCGTCCTGAGAAAGCGCTCCCCAAGTTGCCAGTTGCGCGCGTTCTGTGGGATGTAAAACCGAATCTCAAGACTGGAGTTGCTGCCTGGATCCTTGCAGGAGGTGCGCATCACACCGCGTTCAGCTACAGTGCTTCGGTGGAGAATATGGCGGATTTTGCCGAAATGGCTGGAGTCGAGCTGGTTGTGATCGATGAAAACACTGAACTGCGCAGCTTCAAACAAACATTGCAGTGGAATGAGGCCTTTCATACCCTCAGGCGTTAA
- a CDS encoding sodium:solute symporter: MTTIDWIVVGVYFLGLVAIVYWSSQKQQTTADYFLAGRHAAWWVVGASVFASNIGSEHIVGLAGNGATSGMAMAHWELHAWVMIILGWVFVPFYYKSGVFTMPEFLERRFDARTRWVLSIVSLIAYVFTKVSVTIYAGALVFKTLLPDTFGSPDNAFWVGAFTTVVLTGIYTIFGGLRAVLYTEVAQTVVLLLGSVFITTIGLGQLGGWGELQATCAANAENFALWRPLSDPDFPWLGILIASPVIGIWYWCTDQYIIQRTLAAKSLKDARRGALFGGLLKVWPVMIFLVPGLIGWALHQKGLMVIPAKAEGGIDGDQVFATMVANLLPVGLRGIVVAGLLSALMSSLASLFNSCATLFTVDIYEKLKPGMPERHLVFVGRVATAIVVILGIIWIPIMHNMAGGGLYRYLQSVQSYIAPPIAAVFLLGLFWRRCNSTGSFWGLIIGVVLGLAKLTVEAFVANGSIDSSLLIYIAEFNWLYYSGVLLVISFVLVIGLSLMTERMDDAQLQGITYATLSAEDKAEVRASWDKFDVILTIVVLGLVLGMYLYFSFWLY; the protein is encoded by the coding sequence ATTACTACAATCGATTGGATTGTCGTTGGAGTCTATTTCCTTGGACTCGTTGCGATCGTCTATTGGTCTTCCCAAAAACAACAGACAACGGCTGACTATTTTCTGGCTGGGCGACATGCAGCCTGGTGGGTAGTCGGTGCGTCTGTCTTCGCTTCCAACATCGGCTCGGAACACATTGTGGGTCTGGCCGGAAACGGTGCAACCAGTGGTATGGCAATGGCCCACTGGGAGCTTCACGCCTGGGTCATGATCATTTTGGGCTGGGTGTTTGTTCCATTTTATTACAAATCTGGTGTGTTCACGATGCCCGAGTTTCTGGAGCGCCGGTTTGACGCAAGAACGCGTTGGGTTCTCTCGATCGTCAGTCTGATCGCTTATGTGTTCACCAAGGTATCGGTGACCATTTACGCAGGAGCGCTCGTCTTCAAAACCCTACTTCCAGATACCTTTGGCTCTCCGGACAATGCGTTCTGGGTTGGTGCGTTCACAACGGTGGTGCTGACCGGGATCTATACGATTTTTGGAGGGCTGCGCGCCGTGCTCTACACCGAAGTGGCTCAGACGGTGGTGCTGTTGTTGGGATCCGTTTTCATCACAACCATTGGCTTGGGTCAACTTGGGGGTTGGGGTGAATTGCAGGCAACTTGTGCTGCAAACGCAGAAAATTTTGCGCTGTGGCGCCCGTTGTCAGATCCGGACTTCCCCTGGCTTGGCATCCTGATCGCATCCCCTGTGATCGGTATTTGGTACTGGTGTACTGACCAATACATCATTCAACGAACGCTGGCTGCAAAGAGCTTGAAGGATGCACGTCGAGGCGCACTTTTTGGAGGACTGTTGAAAGTGTGGCCAGTGATGATCTTCCTTGTTCCGGGCTTGATCGGTTGGGCATTGCATCAGAAAGGATTGATGGTCATTCCCGCAAAGGCGGAAGGTGGAATTGATGGTGACCAGGTCTTCGCGACGATGGTAGCCAATCTGCTCCCTGTTGGACTTCGTGGAATTGTGGTAGCAGGACTGTTGTCGGCGCTGATGAGTTCGCTTGCTTCGCTCTTCAATTCTTGTGCAACCCTCTTTACGGTTGATATCTATGAAAAGCTGAAGCCGGGCATGCCCGAACGGCATCTCGTCTTTGTCGGACGCGTTGCGACTGCGATTGTTGTCATACTCGGAATCATCTGGATTCCCATCATGCACAACATGGCCGGTGGAGGACTCTACCGCTACCTGCAGAGTGTGCAGAGCTACATTGCACCTCCGATTGCGGCTGTATTCCTGCTGGGGCTGTTCTGGCGTCGCTGCAACAGCACGGGTTCATTCTGGGGACTCATCATCGGGGTGGTTCTGGGACTGGCAAAGCTCACTGTTGAAGCGTTTGTTGCAAATGGTTCCATCGACAGCTCCCTGCTGATCTACATTGCAGAATTCAACTGGCTGTATTACTCGGGAGTCTTGCTGGTGATCTCCTTTGTTCTGGTGATCGGATTGTCGCTGATGACTGAGCGCATGGACGATGCGCAGCTGCAAGGCATCACCTATGCGACACTCTCTGCAGAGGATAAGGCTGAGGTGCGTGCAAGCTGGGACAAGTTTGACGTGATTCTCACGATTGTGGTACTTGGCCTTGTATTGGGCATGTATCTCTACTTCAGCTTCTGGCTGTATTGA